A DNA window from Bos javanicus breed banteng chromosome 10, ARS-OSU_banteng_1.0, whole genome shotgun sequence contains the following coding sequences:
- the LOC133255988 gene encoding large ribosomal subunit protein uL23-like, with amino-acid sequence MKMAPKAKKETPAPPKAEAKAKALKAKKAVLKGVHGHKKKKIQTSPTFRRPKTLRLRRQPKYPQKSAPRRNKLDHHAIIKFPLTTESAMKKIEDNNTLVFIVDVKAKKHQIKQAVEKLYDIDVAKVNTLIRPDGEKAYV; translated from the coding sequence ATGAAGATGGCGCCGAAGGCAAAGAAGGAAACCCCTGCCCCTCCTAAAgctgaagccaaagcaaaggctTTGAAGGCCAAGAAAGCAGTGTTGAAAGGTGTCCACGgccacaagaaaaagaagatcCAGACGTCACCCACCTTCCGGCGACCCAAAACACTGAGGCTCAGGAGGCAGCCCAAATATCCTCAGAAGAGTGCCCCTAGGAGAAACAAACTTGACCACCATGCCATCATCAAATTCCCCCTCACCACCGAGTCAGCcatgaagaaaatagaagacaaCAACACACTGGTATTCATTGTGGATGTCAAGGCCAAAAAGCACCAAATTAAACAGGCTGTGGAGAAGCTCTATGACATTGACGTGGCTAAGGTCAATACTTTGATCAGGCCTGATGGAGAGAAGGCATATGTTTGA